The sequence below is a genomic window from Candidatus Nanopelagicales bacterium.
CGCTGGGTTGTGGTGGCCGAGGTGGACGGCGACCACGTCGATCCGCTCGTCGATGGCCCCCACCGCCCGCAGGCGGTCCAGCTCCCGCGGGAGGGAGGCGAGGTCCAGGTGGTCGCTGGGGCCGCCGTCGGCGTCGCCGAAGGTCTCCTCCACCAGCAGCAGGCCGAGCGGGGTGCCGCGCAGCGCGTCGACCGTCGGCTGCGGAAGTGGTCCGGTGTCGGTGGCCAGCAGCAGCGCCTCGCCGAGCGGCCCGGTCACCCGGTACAGCAGCGCGTCCCGCGGGTGCGTGGCGGCCAGGGCGAGCACCCGGTAGTGACCGCGGTCGGTGACCAGCCCCACCTCGTCGCCGGGGGCCAGCGGACGAAGCGTCACCGGGTCGTCGGGCCCGATCCACGCGGCGCAGGCCTCGACCGCGGACGCCGGGCCCCAGACCGTGAGCGGCGCGCGCGCGCCCGCCCAGGACCGCCACAGCAGCGCGATCGGGCCGAGGTGGTCGGGGTGGTCGTGGGTGAGCAGGAGGTGCCGGACGCCCCCGAGGCGGCGGCCGGCCCGGGCTGCCGACCGGGGGGCCTCCGGCCCGCAGTCCAGCAGCAGCACGTCGTCGACCAGGGCCGCGGTCTGGCCCCGGGTCTGTCCCTGCGACCGCATCGCTGCGCAGGACTTGCAGTCGCAGAACGGGTTCGGCCATCCGTCGGCGGACCCCGTGCCGAGCAGCAGGACCTCCATCAGGCCCGTCCCGCCGGGTCGAACCGGACCGCGGCGTCGAACGCTGCCCGCCGGACCGCGCGCCGCAGCGCGGCGAGCACCGGCCGGCCGGCGACCAGGACGAGCACCGCCGTGAGCAGCGCGCGGGGGAGGTCGTAGCCCAGCGAGGTCGTCAGGGAGAACAGCAGCCAGTGGCCCAGGTTCTCGGTGACCGCCGCGCCGGGGACGAAGGCGACCTGGCTGGCCAGTCCAGCGGTGAACGGCCAGAACCACAGGTTGAGCAGCAGGCCGTACGCCAGCGCGGCGGCGCCCCCGTAGCCCGCGCACAGCCACAGCTCGCGCCGGCCGGTGGCGCGCGGCAGCAGCCCGGCGCCGAGCCCGACCCAGGCGGCGCCGAGCATCTGGAACGGCAGCCACGGTCCGACTCCGCCGGTGAGGAGTGCGGAGGCGAACATCGACACCGAGCCGAGCGCGAACCCGAACCCGGGCCCGACCGCTCGGCCGGCCAGCACCAGCACGGCCCACATCGGCTCCAGCCCGGCGACCCCGGCTCCCAGCGGCCGCAGCGCGGTGATGACCGCCGACAGCACCCCCAGCAGTGCGACCGCCTTGGCGTCCATGCCCCCGTCGGACAGCGACGCGAGGACGACCCCAAGGACCAGCGGGAGCAGCGCCGCGAACAGCCAGGGTGCGTCGGTGGCGTGCGACACCGCGGCCGAACCCGGGTCGGCCACGAACGGCCAGAAGAAGGCCGCCAGGCCCACCGTCGACGCCAGCGCGACGGCGACCAGGGTGCGCGGCCCCAGCCGCACCGCCCGGACCCTGCGGGGTCGGCGTGCGACGGGGACCGTCGCCGGGGCCGTCACCGGGTGCCCGCCAGCGCGTCGGCGACGGCGGAGACCGTCAGCCAGGGCTCGGGCGCCAGCACCTTGGCCACCTGGGGGGCGAACATGGGCGAGGACACCACGACCTCGGCGGTGGCGCCGTCGGCGACCACCTCGCCCTCCGCGAGCACGACCACCCGCGTCGCGACCTCGGCCACGAGCTCCACGTCGTGGGTCGCGAGCACGACCGCGTGCCCGCGGGTCGCGAGGGCCCGCAGCGCGTCCACCAGCCGGGACTTGGCGCTGTAGTCCAGGCCCCGGGTGGGCTCGTCGAGCAGCAGCAGGGGCGGCTCGCCGGCGAGCACCACGGACAGCGCGAGCGCGAGCCGCTGGCCCTCGGACAGGTCCCGCGGGTGCTGGTCGTCGTCGACCTCCGGCGCCAGCAGGGCCAGCAGCGCCCGGGTGGTGCCGGTCGGCACGCCCGCGTCCCGGTCGGCGGCGCGGCACTCCTCGGCGACGCGGTCCGCGTAGAGCAGGTCCGTCGGGTCCTGCGGGACCAGGCCGACGCTGCGCACCAGCTCCGGACCGGACAGCGAGGCCGGCTCGCGGCCGCCGACGCTCACCCGCCCGGAGGAGGGCCGGCGCAGCCCCACGAGGGCCGAGAGCAGGGTCGACTTGCCCGCGCCGTTGCGGCCCATGACCGCCACGACCTCCCCGGCGCGCACGTCCAGCGACGCCTCCCGCAGGGCCACCAGGTCGCCGTACCGGACCACGAGCCGGTCGGTGGCCGCGACCGGTCCGGCTGCGGGCGCCTCGCCGGGGACGCTGCCCGGATCGGGGTCGGCCGCCGCCGGGGCGACCGCGTCGGCCAGCGCGGCTCGCAGGTCGCCCGCGGCCCGGCGGGCGTCGCGTACCGACAGCGGCAGCGGCGTCCAGCCGAGCAGCCGGCCGAGCTGCACGACCGGCGGCGCCACCGGCGCATCCCGCATGACCGCCTCGGGGTCGCCGACGACCAGCGGCGCGCCCCCGCCCGGCACGACGACGACGCGGTCGGCGTACTGCACCACTCGCTCGAGCCGGTGCTCGGCCAGCAGGACCGTCATCCCGAGGTCGTGCACCAGCCGCTGCAGCGCTGCCAGCACCTCCTCGGCCGCACCGGGGTCCAGCGCGCTGGTCGGCTCGTCCAGGACGAGCACCCGCGGGTGGCTGGTGAGCACCGCACCGATCGCGACCCGCTGCCGCTGGCCGCCGGACAGCGACAGCAGCGGGCGGTCGCGCAGGTCGGCCAGGCCGAGCAGGTCCAGCGTCTCCTCCACCCGGCGGCGCATGACCGCGGGCGCGACGCCGAGGCTCTCCATGCCGTACGCGAGCTCGTCCTCCACGACGTCGGTGACGAACGCGCTCATCGGGTCCTGGGGCACGACGCCCACGAGGTCGGCCAGCTCGCGGGGCGGGTGGGTGGCGGTGTCCCGACCGCCGACCGTGACCCGGCCGGTCAGCGTGCCGCCGGTGAAGTGGGGGACCAGGCCGTTCACGGCGCCGAGGAGGGTGGACTTGCCGCTGCCCGTGCGGCCCACGACCAGCACCAGCTCGCCCTCGGGCACGTGCAGGTCGACGTCGCGCAGGACCGGCGCGGACGCGTCCGGGTACGTGATCGACACGCGGTCGAAGGTGATCACGCGGCGACCTCCTCGAGCGGGGTGGACCGGTCCGGCCGCGCAGCACCGGCACGTGCCAGCGGGCGGGGGACCGGGGGAGCGACCAGGGCGGGTAGCAGGGCCACGAGCACGGCCAGTGTGGGGACGGCCGGCAGCGTCGGCCACGCCGGGGGGTCGACCGGGCCGACCAGCCCGGGGACGGCGGCCACCGCGGCCGCGACCAGCACCGCGGCCGGCACGACACCGGACGCGGACACCAGCCACTCCGGCAGCCGCCACGGGTCGGGGCGGTAGCGGGTGCGGACCGATCGCCGGCCGGACAGCCCGACCCCGACGACCGCGGCGGTCAGCCCGACCAGCAGCGCCGGCAGTCCGAGCACGCCGGGCGACCCGGCGTCGAGCAGCCCGTAGACCCCCAGGCACACCCCGAGCAGGCCGCCGAGCACCAGGGCCTGCGTCACCCGGCGGGTGCGCCGCGGCACCGCGGCCGTCCGGCCGTAGCCGCGGGAGTCCATCGCCGCGGCCAAGGTCACCGACCGCTCCAGCGCCCCCTCGAACACCGGGACCGCGGCGCCGGCGATGCCGCGCACGCCGGAGGTGGGCCTCCCGCGCAGCCGCCGCGCGGTGCGCACCCGTCCGACGTCGGCGACCAGCTGCGGGGCGAACGTCATCGCCACCACGACCGCCACGCCGACCTCGTACAGCGCGGCGGGCAGGGACTTGAGCAGCCGGCTCGGCGAGGCCAGCGAGTTCGCCGCGCCGACGCAGGCCAGCAGGGTGGCCAGCCGCATGCCGTCGTACAGCGCGAACAGCAGCGACTCCAGCGTCACGTCCCCGCCGAGCCGCACCCCCGCGGCCCAGTCGGGCAGCGACACCGACGGCAGGCTGAGCAGCACGGTGTCGCCGCTCGGGGCTCCCAGCAGGACCTGGAACAGCACCCGGATCGCAATGACCACCAGGCCCAGGCGCAGGAACAGCGCGAACGAGCGCGACCACGGGGCATCCGGCCGACGCGCGGCCACGACGACTCCCGCGACCGCGACGATCAGCGCGAGCAGCAGCGGGTTGGTGGTGCGGCTGGCGGCGGTGGCCAGCCCCAGCGCCCACAGCCACCAGGCGCCGGCGTGCAGCCAGCGGGGGAGGCGGTGCGCGGTCCCGGTGCGGGGGAGAGCCGCGGGTCGCGCGGTCACGTCGACCGCCGGGCCCGGGTCAGGCCCACCGCGACCGCCGCCAGCGCGGCGACGGCGGCGACGCCGAGGACGAGCGGCAGCGGTGAGCCCGAGTCGCCCGCGCTCGTCGGCGCCGCCGCGTCCGCCGTGCTGGACGACGCCGGTGCGGCCGCACCGGTCGTACCCGCTGCGGCGGGCGCGTCCTCGACCAGGACCGCGCACTCGCCGGCCGGGTAACCGTCGATGCCGCACACCAGGCCGTTCTCGATCCGTACGTCGGCGACGGCGCGCAGCAACTCCCCGCCGTCGGCGTCCGGCTCGGCGACGACGCAGACCGTCCGCGCTGGTCCGGGCGCCTGGCCCGGCGGTGCGGCCTCCGGGACGCCGGGGTCCAGCACCATGGCGACGCGCTTGCGGCCCGCCTCCGCCGGCGATCCCGCGCAGGCCGCCTCGAACGCGTCGGCCGGGTCCTGCCGCGGGGCGTCGGTCACCGAACCGGCCTCGGTGGTGACCGCGAAGCGCCAGCCCTCCACCGACCCGTCCGGCGGGGTGCGGAACGCCGGACCGCTGGACGCGAACACCCACTCCCCGTCCGCCACCGTCCAGTAGGTCCAGTAGCGGTACGCGGCCGCCTCGGCGGCCGGCGCGGCCATGACCGCGCCGACCAGCACGGCGCAGACCAGTCCCGCCAGCGCGGGGAGCGCGGCACGCGGGATGGTCATCGGATCGGTCCGGTCGGGTCCGTGGGCGTGGCCGGCTAGGGCCGCTCGGTGGCGCGCAGCCGCGCGACCAGGTCGGTGCCGCCGAAGCGCCGCGGGTTCACCCCCGTGGCCCGGGCCACCAGCAGCAGGGTGCCGAGCGCCGCCGGCCGGTCCCGCCCGGAGTCGTCCACGACGTACGCGTTCACGTTGCGCTGCAGGGCCGTCGTCGCGGTCCGCACCGCCGAGCGGCCCCACCCGGCGCCCACCAGGGCCAGCACCGCGGTGGCGGTGGCGTTCCAGTCGTCGCCGGGCCCGAACGCGTTCGGCAGCCGCCCGTCCCGACCCAGGGCGCGGGCCAGGAAGCCGGACGCCGCGGCCGTCATCGTCAGGGGACGCGTCTGCCGCCCGTTCGAGCAGCGCATCGTCGGGCTGGTCGCCGACGGGGTGCGGCGGGCCACCGGGAGCCCCGTCACCGAGCCCAGCAGGCCCTGCGTGGTGGCAAACCCGTTGGCCTGCAACGGCTTCTGGTACGACAGCGCCCCGCGGTCCGCGGTCTTCGCGGGGCAGCGCAGCTGCAGCGACGACACCAGGGTGACGCCCGTGCGCCGCTGCGCGCTGCGCACGGTCCGCGGGTTGATGCCGACCGTGCGCAGCGCGGCCATCACCAGGCCCGTGGAGTTCGCGTCGGAGGGTGCGCCGGTGACGTAGCCCCAACCGCCGTCGGTGTTCTGGGCGCGACGCAGCCAGCCGATCGCCCGCGCGGCCTCCGCCCGCCGGCCGACCCGGTGCAGTGCCATCGCCGCGGTCGCGGTCGAGTTCGTGTCCTCGCCGGTGAACGCGCTGACGTCCGTGGGGGAGCAGAACGCCCCGCCACCTGCGCGGTACGCCTGGAACCCGCCGTCCGGGCACTGCTGGCCCAGCAGCCAGGAGACCGCCGACGCCGGGACCCGGCTGCCGACGGCCCGCAGGCCGAGGATCGCGGTCGCCTGCCGGTAGACCCCGTCGTAGGTGGGGTCCTGGACCCCGTACAGGCCTGAGCTGGCGGTGGCGGCCGGCCGGACCGTCGGGGCCATGGCGGGCACGGTGGTGGGGGAGGCGGGCGTGGCGGAGGCGGCCGGGAGCCCGGCGGCGAGGGTGGTGGCCGCGGTGACCGCGGCGGCGAGGGCGGTGAGCGCGCGACGACGCCCCGCGCTCCGGCTCGAGGTGGTCCTCGAGGTGATCATGGGTACCCCAGGTGGTGAGCGGTCCTACAGAGGGAGCCGTGGGTGGGTACCCGCGCCCCGTCCCGCAGACCTCGACGGATGGAGCCGCTCGCGTCCGCCAGGTGCTCCGGCTCGCCGCGGGACGGACCATCGGTCCGCGCGGCCTACGGTTGCGGGTCAGCGCCGGGATTCGACCGGCTTCCCCTGGACTCGGGCGCGTCGATTCAGTTGTGCGCCTGGCAGGCTATCGCCCGCGCGGGGGCATCCGGAACGGGAGGTCGCGGTGGACTGGACCTGGCGGTACGAGCGCGCGGACGGCACGGTCGTGACCGACCTGCCCGAGGCCGCGGTGACGGAGGGCTTCCCCAACCAGAGCGAGGCCGAGTCCTGGGTCGGCGAGACCTGGCGGGACCTGCTCGACGGCGGCGTCGACGCCGTCACCCTGCTGGAGGGCGACCGGGTCGTCTACGGCCCGATGAGCCTGCACCCGCCGCAGGCCTGACCGGGGCGTCGGCCTACGGCCGCTGTGCCCCTTGGGCGGCCTACGGCCGCTGTGCCCCTTGGGCGGCCTACGGCCGCTGTGGGGGCGAGACGGTCTTCGCCGGGTCGCGCTCCACCACCGGGTCCAGCGCCTCATCGATCGCCGCCAGCGCCTCCGGCGGCAGGCTGACCCCGGCGGCCCGGACGTTCTCGGTGACCTGCTCCGGCCGGGACGCCCCGATGATCGCCGCGGAGACGTTGGGGTTCTGCAGCACCCAGGCCACCGCCAGCTGGGACATGGTCAGGTCCAGGTCCGCCGCGATCGGCCGCAGCAGTTCCACGCGCTCCAGCACCTCGTCGCGCAGCCAGCCCTGGATGAAGTTGGCGCCCTCACCGCCCGAGGCGCGCGAGCCCTCCGGGTGCGGCTGCCCGGGCCGGTACTTGCCGGTGAGCACCCCCTGGGCGATCGGGGACCACACGATCTGGCCGACGCCGAGCTCCTCGCTGGTGGGGACCACCTCGGCCTCGATCACCCGCCACAGCATCGAGTACTGCGGCTGGTTGGACACCAGCCGGTCGAACCCCATCGAGTCGGCGATGTCGACCGCGGCCCGGATCTGCTCGGCGGTCCACTCGGAGACGCCGACGTAGAGCACCTTGCCCTGCCGGACCAGGTCGTCGAAGGCCCGCATCGTCTCTTCGAGCGGCGTCTCGTAGTCGAACCGGTGCGCCTGGTACAGGTCGACGTAGTCGACGCCCAGCCGGCGCAGCGAGCCGTGGCAGCCCTCGATGATGTGCTTGCGGGACAGGCCCCGGTCGTTGCGGCCCGGGCCGACCGGCCAGTACACCTTCGTGAAGATCTCCAGGCCCTCGCGCCGCTGCCCGCGCAGCGCCCGGCCGAGCACTTCCTCGGCCTGCGTGCCGGCGTACACGTCCGCGGTGTCGAAGGTGGTGATGCCGCCGTCGAGCGCGGCATGGACGCACGCCCGGGCGGCGTCCTCCGCCACCTGGCTGGCGTGCGTGATCCAGTTGCCGTACGCGATCTCGCTGATCTTCAGGCCGCTGCGGCCGAGGGCGCGGTGCTCCATGCCGACGACCCTACGGCCGCACGGGTGGATGCGCCGCCCGGGTCAGCGCCGCGGCTTCTTGGGGGCGACCGGCTTGCCGCCGGCCTTGACCTTCGGCGGGGGGAGCCGCAGGCGGCGGATCTGCAGGCAGCGCAGCACCGCGTAGAACGTGGTGCCCTTGCGGTCGGCCTTGTCCGGCCACTGCTGCTTGAGGGCCCGCTGCAGCCGCCACATCAGGTAGACGGTGTCGAGGATGATCAGCGCGGTCATCGCGAACCAGGTCAGCGACACGGCCACCTGCAGCTGCGGGTTCTGCACGAACCCGAGCAGGAGCACGCCGAGGGCGATGAAGACGAAGTACTCGGCCAGCGTGCGCCTGCTGTCGATGAAGTCGCGGACGAAGGCCCGGACCGGGCCCTGGTCCCGCGGGGGCAGCGAGCGCTCGTCGCCGGCCAGCAGCCCCGCGCGCTGCTCGGCGCGCGCCTGGCGGTCCCGCTCCCGGGCCGCCTTGCGGGCGGCCTTGGGGTCGGACGGGATCTTCAGCGACTGCTTGCGGGCGGCCTCGGCGTCGCGCCGGGACGGCGTCGGCCGCCCCTTGGTCGCCTTCGGGTCGGGGGCCTCGTCGGCGCCGGGCGTGGCGGCGGCGCCGGCCTTCGCGGCAGCGTCATCGGAGGAGGAACGTCGGAACACCATGGTGGGCGGAAGCCTAACCCGGGGGAAGGGTCGCCCCCGGCGGCACGGGCACCCTAGGCTCGTCCCCAGGAACCGGGTCCCCGAGAAGGAGCGAACGGATGGGTCTCTGGCAGCGCTTCACCATGATCTTCAAGGCGAAGGCCAACAAGGCCCTCGACAAGGCGGAGGACCCGCGCGAGACGCTGGACTACTCGTACGAGAAGCAGCTGGAGCTGCTGCAGAAGGTCCGGCGCGGTGTGGCCGACGTGGCCACCAGCCGCAAGCGGCTGGAGCTGCAGATGCAGGGCCTGCAGCAGCAGTCCGACAAGCTCGAGGGGCAGGCGCGCGCCGCGCTGGCCGGCGGCCGCGAGGACCTGGCCCGCGAGGCCCTGACCCGCCGCAGCGGCCTGCAGCAGCAGATCGGCGACCTGCAGGTGCAGTTCGCCCAGCTGCAGGACCAGGAGGAGAAGCTCACCCAGGCCTCCCAGCGGCTGCAGGCCAAGGTCGAGGCGTTCCGGACGAAGAAGGAGACCATCAAGGCCACCTACTCCGCGGCCGAGGCGCAGACCAAGATCAACGAGGCCTTCTCGGGGATCTCCGAGGAGATGGGCGACGTCGGGCTGGCGATCCAGCGGGCCGAGGACAAGACCGCGCAGATGCAGGCACGCGCCGGCGCCATCGACGAGCTTCTCGCATCCGGCGCGCTGGACGACCAGAGCGGGCTCACCAAGGACAACCTGACGCTGGAGCTGGAGCGGATGGCCAGCTCCACCGACGTCGACTCCCAGCTGGCGGCACTCAAGGCCGAGGTCACCGGGGCCCCCGCGGCGCCCGCGATCGAGTCCACTCCCGCGCCGGCCGCGCCGGCCGAGTCCGCCACCACCACCGAGCAGCAGCCGAACGCCTGAGGGGTCGTCATGATCGTGCGCATCCAGGGCGAGGGGCAGTTCCGGCTGCCCGACGAGACCCTCGACGAGATCAACGTGCTGGACGCGGCGCTGGAGGCGGCGCTGGAACAGACCGACGAGGCCGTGTTCGCCGCGGCGCTCGACGCCCTGCTCGACCGGGTCCGCGTGGTCGGCGTGGCCCTGGACCCCGAGGAGATCGTGGAGAGCGACGTCATCCTCCCGGCGGCCGACGCCACCGAGGAGGAGGTGCGGTCGATGCTGACCGAGGAGGGCCTGCTCCCCGGCTGACCGGGTCGACCGGCCGGTCGCGCGGACCGGCCGGTCCGCGGAGGCGCCCGGGTCCCGCCCGGGTGAGAATGAGGCATGGCCAGGACGAGGTACGCGCCCGACCGCGGGCTGACGGTGCGCATGGTCGGGACGATGTTCGGTCTCGGTGTGCTGTACGTCATCTTCGCGGCGGTGCTGCTGGCGCTGGGCGTGTCCGCGGTCTTCGTGCTCGTGATCTCCGCGGGCATGCTGTTCTTCCAGTGGTGGTTCTCCGACTCGCTGGCGATGCGGTCGATGAGGGCGGTGGTCGTCACCCCGGAGCAGGCACCGCAGCTGCACGGGCTGGTCGACCGCCTGGTCGCGCTGGCGGACATGGAGAAGCCGCGGGTGGCGATCGCCGACACCGACGTCCCCAACGCGTTCGCGACCGGGCGCAGCCACAAGCGCGCCGTGGTCGTGGTCACCACCGGGCTGCTGAAGCGGCTGGACCGCGACGAGCTCGAGGGCGTCCTCGCGCACGAGCTGTCCCACGTGGCGCACCGCGACGTGACCGTGATGACCATCGCCTCGTTCGCCGCGATCGTGGCCGGCGTGCT
It includes:
- a CDS encoding energy-coupling factor transporter transmembrane component T, which encodes MTARPAALPRTGTAHRLPRWLHAGAWWLWALGLATAASRTTNPLLLALIVAVAGVVVAARRPDAPWSRSFALFLRLGLVVIAIRVLFQVLLGAPSGDTVLLSLPSVSLPDWAAGVRLGGDVTLESLLFALYDGMRLATLLACVGAANSLASPSRLLKSLPAALYEVGVAVVVAMTFAPQLVADVGRVRTARRLRGRPTSGVRGIAGAAVPVFEGALERSVTLAAAMDSRGYGRTAAVPRRTRRVTQALVLGGLLGVCLGVYGLLDAGSPGVLGLPALLVGLTAAVVGVGLSGRRSVRTRYRPDPWRLPEWLVSASGVVPAAVLVAAAVAAVPGLVGPVDPPAWPTLPAVPTLAVLVALLPALVAPPVPRPLARAGAARPDRSTPLEEVAA
- a CDS encoding aldo/keto reductase family protein, which translates into the protein MEHRALGRSGLKISEIAYGNWITHASQVAEDAARACVHAALDGGITTFDTADVYAGTQAEEVLGRALRGQRREGLEIFTKVYWPVGPGRNDRGLSRKHIIEGCHGSLRRLGVDYVDLYQAHRFDYETPLEETMRAFDDLVRQGKVLYVGVSEWTAEQIRAAVDIADSMGFDRLVSNQPQYSMLWRVIEAEVVPTSEELGVGQIVWSPIAQGVLTGKYRPGQPHPEGSRASGGEGANFIQGWLRDEVLERVELLRPIAADLDLTMSQLAVAWVLQNPNVSAAIIGASRPEQVTENVRAAGVSLPPEALAAIDEALDPVVERDPAKTVSPPQRP
- the htpX gene encoding zinc metalloprotease HtpX, with protein sequence MARTRYAPDRGLTVRMVGTMFGLGVLYVIFAAVLLALGVSAVFVLVISAGMLFFQWWFSDSLAMRSMRAVVVTPEQAPQLHGLVDRLVALADMEKPRVAIADTDVPNAFATGRSHKRAVVVVTTGLLKRLDRDELEGVLAHELSHVAHRDVTVMTIASFAAIVAGVLARTLMWGGLFRDRRDQNTALVFLVVLAVTAVVYVLSFLLTRALSRYRELGADRGAALLTGRPTALASALQKVTGEVARIPTKDLRAMEPVSAFAFAPALGAGRGVDLAHLFSSHPPLERRLEQLAQISAQLGQR
- a CDS encoding PspA/IM30 family protein → MGLWQRFTMIFKAKANKALDKAEDPRETLDYSYEKQLELLQKVRRGVADVATSRKRLELQMQGLQQQSDKLEGQARAALAGGREDLAREALTRRSGLQQQIGDLQVQFAQLQDQEEKLTQASQRLQAKVEAFRTKKETIKATYSAAEAQTKINEAFSGISEEMGDVGLAIQRAEDKTAQMQARAGAIDELLASGALDDQSGLTKDNLTLELERMASSTDVDSQLAALKAEVTGAPAAPAIESTPAPAAPAESATTTEQQPNA
- a CDS encoding DUF3043 domain-containing protein; its protein translation is MVFRRSSSDDAAAKAGAAATPGADEAPDPKATKGRPTPSRRDAEAARKQSLKIPSDPKAARKAARERDRQARAEQRAGLLAGDERSLPPRDQGPVRAFVRDFIDSRRTLAEYFVFIALGVLLLGFVQNPQLQVAVSLTWFAMTALIILDTVYLMWRLQRALKQQWPDKADRKGTTFYAVLRCLQIRRLRLPPPKVKAGGKPVAPKKPRR
- a CDS encoding ECF transporter S component; its protein translation is MRLGPRTLVAVALASTVGLAAFFWPFVADPGSAAVSHATDAPWLFAALLPLVLGVVLASLSDGGMDAKAVALLGVLSAVITALRPLGAGVAGLEPMWAVLVLAGRAVGPGFGFALGSVSMFASALLTGGVGPWLPFQMLGAAWVGLGAGLLPRATGRRELWLCAGYGGAAALAYGLLLNLWFWPFTAGLASQVAFVPGAAVTENLGHWLLFSLTTSLGYDLPRALLTAVLVLVAGRPVLAALRRAVRRAAFDAAVRFDPAGRA
- a CDS encoding SCO2322 family protein, with product MTIPRAALPALAGLVCAVLVGAVMAAPAAEAAAYRYWTYWTVADGEWVFASSGPAFRTPPDGSVEGWRFAVTTEAGSVTDAPRQDPADAFEAACAGSPAEAGRKRVAMVLDPGVPEAAPPGQAPGPARTVCVVAEPDADGGELLRAVADVRIENGLVCGIDGYPAGECAVLVEDAPAAAGTTGAAAPASSSTADAAAPTSAGDSGSPLPLVLGVAAVAALAAVAVGLTRARRST
- a CDS encoding prenyltransferase/squalene oxidase repeat-containing protein — encoded protein: MITSRTTSSRSAGRRRALTALAAAVTAATTLAAGLPAASATPASPTTVPAMAPTVRPAATASSGLYGVQDPTYDGVYRQATAILGLRAVGSRVPASAVSWLLGQQCPDGGFQAYRAGGGAFCSPTDVSAFTGEDTNSTATAAMALHRVGRRAEAARAIGWLRRAQNTDGGWGYVTGAPSDANSTGLVMAALRTVGINPRTVRSAQRRTGVTLVSSLQLRCPAKTADRGALSYQKPLQANGFATTQGLLGSVTGLPVARRTPSATSPTMRCSNGRQTRPLTMTAAASGFLARALGRDGRLPNAFGPGDDWNATATAVLALVGAGWGRSAVRTATTALQRNVNAYVVDDSGRDRPAALGTLLLVARATGVNPRRFGGTDLVARLRATERP
- a CDS encoding ATP-binding cassette domain-containing protein, yielding MITFDRVSITYPDASAPVLRDVDLHVPEGELVLVVGRTGSGKSTLLGAVNGLVPHFTGGTLTGRVTVGGRDTATHPPRELADLVGVVPQDPMSAFVTDVVEDELAYGMESLGVAPAVMRRRVEETLDLLGLADLRDRPLLSLSGGQRQRVAIGAVLTSHPRVLVLDEPTSALDPGAAEEVLAALQRLVHDLGMTVLLAEHRLERVVQYADRVVVVPGGGAPLVVGDPEAVMRDAPVAPPVVQLGRLLGWTPLPLSVRDARRAAGDLRAALADAVAPAAADPDPGSVPGEAPAAGPVAATDRLVVRYGDLVALREASLDVRAGEVVAVMGRNGAGKSTLLSALVGLRRPSSGRVSVGGREPASLSGPELVRSVGLVPQDPTDLLYADRVAEECRAADRDAGVPTGTTRALLALLAPEVDDDQHPRDLSEGQRLALALSVVLAGEPPLLLLDEPTRGLDYSAKSRLVDALRALATRGHAVVLATHDVELVAEVATRVVVLAEGEVVADGATAEVVVSSPMFAPQVAKVLAPEPWLTVSAVADALAGTR